The segment AATTGCTTCCATTCAAACTAGTAAGTGGGAAAGAGTAGAATTTTATGGCCTTCGTGCAAGTAAACTTTTGCGTAAGTGTGGAGACAAGTATGCAGAAATGCTGCTGAATTTATGGGAATCCATTTATCATTATGAACGCCAAGAGTGGAATGGTTTCACCAATTCCATCAATTCATTTTTGAATTCCTTACAAACAGGAAACTATGAATTTATCCTATTTAATCGAACCACTTTTGGGCCAAGTGACCTTCAACGGTTTACTCCACTTCTTATGGAAGCGCAAAATAGGGGGATCCAGCGGGAATATGTCACATCCTTGTTAAATGAGCTAGGCTTCTCAAATGTTCAGAACCATCCTGGTTACACCTTGAAAATCCAAGCGTTGGGTAGTTTCAGGGTCTGGTTGGGTCAAAAGGAAGTGGATGCGAAAGACTGGCAGCGTGTAAAGGCAAAAGAACTGCTGGAGTTTTTCGTTACAAAAAGAAACAAGCATGTAGTACGGGATGAAATTTTTTCGGCATTGTGGCCAAATGTACCGGAAAAATCCATGATAAGGGATTTTAAGGTGGCCTTGAATGCCTTGAACAATGCTTTAGAACCTGAAAGGAAGGCAAGAACAGAGCCTTTCTTTATTCAAAGAGAAGGAAATTCCTACGGTTTAAGCTCTAATAGTGGGTATATAGTAGATGCTATTGAATTTGAATCATTTGCATCTGCAGGGCTGGAAGAACAGGATCCAGCTAAGGCACAATCATTTTTGGAAAAAGCGTTGGCTTTATATAAAGGAGACTTTCTTCCTGACCAAAAGTATGCGGATTGGTGTCTGAATGAGAGGGAACGTCTTTTAGTCTACTATTTGCGATGCAGTGAAAAGCTTGCTCAGCTCTTAGTAGCACGAAAAGAATATGACACCGCCATACAGTGGTGCGAGAGGGTAATTGAAAAGGATCCCACTTGGGAAGAGGCCTATCGCCTGCTGATGTTTTGTTATTATCAAAAGAACAATCGGTCACAAGCAATGAAATGGTTTGCTAAGTGCAAGCAGTATTTAGAAAGTGAGCTCGGTGTAGAGCCGATGTTTTCTACGAAGCAGATGTACGATATGGTATTAGGAAAAGCAAATTAAACTCCGCCAGGATGGTGGGGTTTATTTTTTTCTTACTTGTAACCCGTTTGTAACCGCTACCATATAAGCTGAAGCTACAACTTTATAAATCAATGGGTTGAGGGGGAAGGTAGATGAAAAAGTGGAAGTCAGGATTTTTGCTTTTATGCATGGTAATGCTCGTTTTGGCCGGATGCAGTGACAGTAATGCTGGGACAGACCCAGACTCAAGCGGAGATGCTGATAAAAAGGTGATCAAGGTTGGTGTGCTCGCTTCCCTGACTGGAGCGCTTGAAACGTATGGTAAGCAGACGGTGCAAGGATTTGAACTTGGTTTAGAGTATGCGACGGAAGGAACCATGGAAGTGAACGGCCACAAAATTGAGTTTGTGGTGGAAGATACGGAAACTAAACCGGAAGTAGCCATTCAAAAAGCTACAAAGTTATTGGAAGATGACAAAGTGGATTTCTTGGTGGGATCTTCTAGTTCTGGAGATACTTTAGCAGTGCTTCCGCTTGCGGAGGAATATGAGAAAGTGATGCTGGTCGAGCCAGCGGTAGCAGATAGTATTACTGGAGCGGATTGGAACAAGTATATTTTCCGCACAGCACGAAACTCTTCCCAAGATGCTGTGGCCGGTGCGGCTGCAATTGCTGGTGAAGGGGTGAAAATAGCAACATTGGCACCAGACTATTCATTTGGGCACGATGGAGTTGCCGCCTTTAAAGAAGCTGCATTAGACTTGGGGGCAGAAATTGTTTTGGAAGAATACGCAGATCCGGCAGCAACCGATTTCACCTCTAACATTCAGAAAATCCTGGATGCTAAGCCTGATTATCTGTTTGTAGTATGGGCAGGTGCAAACTCACCATGGAACCAGATTTCTGATATGAAAGTTCAAGAAAGAGGAATAAAAATTTCTACGGGAGCTCCAGATATTGCAGCACTATACACGATGGAGCAGTTGATTGGAATGGAAGGATTCTCGGTTTACTATCACACACTACCAGACAATCCGGTCAATGATTGGCTGGTGGAAAAGCATAAGGAGAAATTTAATGGAGAAGTCCCGGACTTATTTACTCCTGGCGGAATGAGTGCTGCCATAGCAATTGTGGAGGCGCTGAAGAAAACAGAAGGTGATACGGATACGGACCTAATCATTGAGACTATGGAAGGGATGAGCTTTGATACTCCGAAGGGTCAAATGACGTTCCGTGCTGAAGATCATCAGGCGCTCCAAACTTTATATGCTGTGCGTCTGGAGAAAGTGGATGGTTTTGATTATCCGGTTCCTGTGTTGATGAGGGAACTGACTCCTGAGGAAACAGCGCCACCAGTTCGAAATAATCAGTAAGAAGTGGAAGGAACTTTGGGGCGCTGCTCTGAGGTTCCTTTGTAGTATGAGAAACCCTTGAAAAAAAGGAGGCAGTAACTTTGATTCCAATTTTAGAAACAAAGGATTTAACGATAAATTTTGGTGGGCATGTGGCAGTGGACCACGTGAATTTTTCGGTCGAACCTTATCATTTTAAGTCCATTATCGGCCCAAATGGAGCTGGAAAAACAACCTTTTTTAATTTGTTGAGTGGGCAGTTAAAGCCGACAAAGGGGCAAGTGTTCTGGAAAGGGGAGGACATTACAAAGCTCCCTCCGATGAAAAGGACAAGAAAAGGAATTGGCCGCTCCTTTCAAATAACAAATGTGTTTCCCAATCTGACCGTGTTGGAAAATGTTCGCCTGGCTGTTCAATCACAAAGAGGCGTCCGGTATAACATGTTCTCTCACTTCCTTCACTTTAAGGAATTCGAAAAGCGGGCAATGGAACTATTGATGACGGTGCTATTGGAGAACAAAGCCCATTCTATCGCAAAGAATCTTGCCCATGGGGAAAAGAGAAAGCTTGAGATTGCGATGCTCCTGGCGCTGGAAACGGAAATCCTTCTCTTGGATGAGCCGACTGCAGGTATGTCAATAGAAGAGGTTCCTGCAATCTTGGAAGTTATCAAACTGATAAAAGCAAAGGGGGACCGGACCATCGTCCTGATTGAACACAAAATGGATATGATTTTGGATTTATCTGATTCTGTAACGGTGTTGTTCAACGGTAGACTGTTGGCAGACGGTACTCCTCAAGAGATTATGAATAATGAAATGGTACAGTCTGCGTATTTGGGAGGATTATATGATGACGACGCTTCTTAAAGTGGAGAGGATCCAGACATATATCGAACAGTTTCATATATTGCAAGGTGTTGACTTTGAAGTAAAACAAGGAGAGGTCACCGTTCTTTTAGGTAGGAACGGGGCGGGTAAGACAACAACTCTCAGAAGTGTCATGGGATTGAACCCTCCTCAAAAAGGTTCGGTTATTTTTAATGGAGAGGATATTACCGGACTGGCAACCTATGAAATTGCCAATAAAGGAATAGGTTATGTTCCTGAAGATCAAGGTGTATTCGGGGAACTGACAGTGGAAGAAAATATGAAGGTCGCCATGAGAAAGAATGATGACGCAACACGGGCAAAATTGGATTGGATTCTCGATCTATTCCCTGATCTTAAGACATATTGGAAAAAACGAGGCGGAAATTTAAGTGGAGGACAAAAGCAGATGCTGGCAATCTCCCGGGCCTATATAAATAATAGCGAGCTGTTATTAATTGATGAACCAAGTAAGGGGCTTGCTCCAATCATGGTGGAAAAAGTGATGAACTCCATCCAGGAGATGAAAAAAGAAACGACCATCATCTTGGTGGAGCAAAATTTTTACATGGCTAGTACAATTGGGGATTCCTTTTATATATTGGATGACGGTAGAACTGTACATCATGGTCTCATGCATGAACTGAAGGAGGATGAGGAACTAAAGAGAAACTATCTTGGAATTGCATAATAGGAGGGGCGATACGTGGAGATATTTGTGAATCTTACAGTAAATGGATTGGCAACTGGAATGCTGATATTCTTGCTTGCTGCTGGTCTTACATTGATATTTGGTCTTATGGATGTTCTGAACTTTGCCCATGGAGGGCTATTTGCCTGGGGGGCCTTCTCCGGAATATGGGTGTACACGGCAACAGGAAGTTTTATGATTGGAATAATAGCAGCAATAGGTACTGGACTTATATTAGGGTTGGCGTTAGAGCGTTTTATCATTCAACCTGTCTATGGAAATCACGTACAGCAAATCCTGATCACGTTAGGGGTCATGCTTGTTTTAAGTGAGATGATTAAAGTGGTATTCGGCCCTAATCAGCTCAGTGCGAGAACCCCATCTTATTTGAGCGGGAGCTGGGAATTTGGAGATATCATCATCATAAAATACCGTGTGTTCATCATTGTAATAGGGGCGCTTGTTTTTGGAGTCATCTTCTATATTTTAAGAAACACAAAAATAGGTCTTATCGTTCGTGCGGGTGTCATTAATAAGGAGATGGTGCAGGCTCTGGGCATTAATATAAAAAGGGTGTTCATGCTTGTGTTCATGGCGGGAGCGGCAATGGCCGCGCTCGGGGGGATGCTGCTCGGACCATATTCTGGAGTCATCTACGCGGAGATGGGACTTGAGTTTGGGATATTGGCATTTATCGTGGTGGTAATCGGTGGGATGGGAAGTATAACAGGTTCGGTCCTTGCAGCCATCCTGGTAGGAATAAGCGGATCATTTATGGCTTACTACGTACCGGACTTAGCGCTGGCAGTCAACATGCTGCTGATGACCATTGTCTTGATCTTCCGTCCTCAAGGTCTATTTGGAGTAAAGGGGTGAGCGCATGAACAGATATATGACAAAATCCAATACTGTGTATTTCATTATTTTCCTGATGCTTCTTGCCCTCCCTTTTGTCACAGACTCGCGAACTCTCTTAATTATGTTCACCCAGATCTTCCTTTTTGCCATTTTTGCAATGAGCTATGATATCCTGCTTGGTTATACAGGGATCGTTTCTTTTGGGCATGCAATGTTTTTTGGCATCGGTGCCTATTCAACAGGGATCATGCTGAAGCAATATGATAGTACTATTCCCATGCTTCTGCTGGCAGTACTGGTAGGTGCCATCATTGCAGGCATTGTGAGTTATATCGTTGGCATGCTTTCCCTCCGATTGAAAAGTCATTTTTATGCGATGTTAACACTAGCTTTCTCAGGGCTTTTCTTGGTGTTGGCGGAAAAATGGAGAACGCTCACCTTTGGCAACGATGGATTTACTTTTAGTATACCGGACCCTTTAAGAGACAGATTGAATTTATATTTAATTGCTTTAATTCTTATGGTGATGATCTTTCTTTTATTAAGAAGATTTACACATTCCCCAGTAGGGAAGGTCCTCCAAGCAATAAGGGAAAATGAGGACCGGACAGAATCGCTCGGATATCATGTATTGCATTATAAAGTTATAGCTAGTGTAGTGGCAGGGGTCCTTGCAAGCTTTGCCGGCAGTCTTTATGTTTTGACTCTAAGATTTGTCAATACCTCCGTCTTTGCAGTGGATGTCACACTTGATGCCTTGTTGATGACCATCATTGGAGGTGTAGGCACATTGGTTGGTGCCATTATTGGCGCAGGATTGATAGAGTTTGCACACCACTGGTTGACAGACCTTGCGAAGGTGCATTGGATATTTGAACGCTGGATCATTTTCTTTGGAATCCTCTATATTGTGGTGGTGATGTTTTTCCCGCAAGGTATTGTAGGTACCGTAAAAATGTGGTGGGTAAGAAAAAAAGGAGCGCAGATTACTGGGCAAAACGAAAAGGATATTTCGGGGTGAGAGGAGGAGAAGGAATGTTCAGTCAGCCTCAAGTAGCATCCTTTATTGTACGTTGCACAAGCTTATTGGATGCAGGACAACCGACACCGGTATGGAGAATAACGGTTAGCC is part of the Sutcliffiella sp. FSL R7-0096 genome and harbors:
- a CDS encoding branched-chain amino acid ABC transporter permease, with the protein product MNRYMTKSNTVYFIIFLMLLALPFVTDSRTLLIMFTQIFLFAIFAMSYDILLGYTGIVSFGHAMFFGIGAYSTGIMLKQYDSTIPMLLLAVLVGAIIAGIVSYIVGMLSLRLKSHFYAMLTLAFSGLFLVLAEKWRTLTFGNDGFTFSIPDPLRDRLNLYLIALILMVMIFLLLRRFTHSPVGKVLQAIRENEDRTESLGYHVLHYKVIASVVAGVLASFAGSLYVLTLRFVNTSVFAVDVTLDALLMTIIGGVGTLVGAIIGAGLIEFAHHWLTDLAKVHWIFERWIIFFGILYIVVVMFFPQGIVGTVKMWWVRKKGAQITGQNEKDISG
- a CDS encoding branched-chain amino acid ABC transporter permease, producing MEIFVNLTVNGLATGMLIFLLAAGLTLIFGLMDVLNFAHGGLFAWGAFSGIWVYTATGSFMIGIIAAIGTGLILGLALERFIIQPVYGNHVQQILITLGVMLVLSEMIKVVFGPNQLSARTPSYLSGSWEFGDIIIIKYRVFIIVIGALVFGVIFYILRNTKIGLIVRAGVINKEMVQALGINIKRVFMLVFMAGAAMAALGGMLLGPYSGVIYAEMGLEFGILAFIVVVIGGMGSITGSVLAAILVGISGSFMAYYVPDLALAVNMLLMTIVLIFRPQGLFGVKG
- a CDS encoding ABC transporter ATP-binding protein; protein product: MTTLLKVERIQTYIEQFHILQGVDFEVKQGEVTVLLGRNGAGKTTTLRSVMGLNPPQKGSVIFNGEDITGLATYEIANKGIGYVPEDQGVFGELTVEENMKVAMRKNDDATRAKLDWILDLFPDLKTYWKKRGGNLSGGQKQMLAISRAYINNSELLLIDEPSKGLAPIMVEKVMNSIQEMKKETTIILVEQNFYMASTIGDSFYILDDGRTVHHGLMHELKEDEELKRNYLGIA
- a CDS encoding substrate-binding domain-containing protein, giving the protein MKKWKSGFLLLCMVMLVLAGCSDSNAGTDPDSSGDADKKVIKVGVLASLTGALETYGKQTVQGFELGLEYATEGTMEVNGHKIEFVVEDTETKPEVAIQKATKLLEDDKVDFLVGSSSSGDTLAVLPLAEEYEKVMLVEPAVADSITGADWNKYIFRTARNSSQDAVAGAAAIAGEGVKIATLAPDYSFGHDGVAAFKEAALDLGAEIVLEEYADPAATDFTSNIQKILDAKPDYLFVVWAGANSPWNQISDMKVQERGIKISTGAPDIAALYTMEQLIGMEGFSVYYHTLPDNPVNDWLVEKHKEKFNGEVPDLFTPGGMSAAIAIVEALKKTEGDTDTDLIIETMEGMSFDTPKGQMTFRAEDHQALQTLYAVRLEKVDGFDYPVPVLMRELTPEETAPPVRNNQ
- a CDS encoding ABC transporter ATP-binding protein, which translates into the protein MIPILETKDLTINFGGHVAVDHVNFSVEPYHFKSIIGPNGAGKTTFFNLLSGQLKPTKGQVFWKGEDITKLPPMKRTRKGIGRSFQITNVFPNLTVLENVRLAVQSQRGVRYNMFSHFLHFKEFEKRAMELLMTVLLENKAHSIAKNLAHGEKRKLEIAMLLALETEILLLDEPTAGMSIEEVPAILEVIKLIKAKGDRTIVLIEHKMDMILDLSDSVTVLFNGRLLADGTPQEIMNNEMVQSAYLGGLYDDDAS